GGTGTTTGACCAGTACAACTCGGGCTCTTTTCACGTCAGTGTCCGCAATAAGTCCTATGTGCCCGGTCAATTCAACCCCCGCGCGGTTTTCGAAAGCATCTTCGGGAACGGCACGCCCGCCGCGACGCCACGGCGTCAGCTGCTCGCGGTCGATCGGGTCCTTGAAGAGATGCGGGCGCTCAAAGCGAACCGCAATTTGTCCTCGGCGGACCGGCAACGCCTGGATCAACACACCGAACTCGTTTTCGACGTCGAAAGAAAGTTGAATACGCCGGCGGTCATCCTGCCGGGTTGTTCGAACCTGACGGGGCCGGCGAGTTCGCCGGTCGGCTCGACGAATTCCGCGTCCTACCAGGTCGTCCTCGATCAGATGTTCGACGTGCTCGAGCTTTCGATGAAGTGCGGGCATACGCACGTCGCGACTTTGATGATGCACATCTACGACTACTTCGCGGGGAACGTCGGCTTCATTCCGGGCATCCCGAACACCGTGCGCGTGCACGAAGACATCGGACACGCCTCGGAAGATCCCTCGCACCGTCCGCTGAAGCTTCTTTGGAGCCAGTTCCTGTCCCAACGGGTCGCGCGCTTCCTGACGAATTTGAACAGCGTCGAAGACACCAATACGGGCGCCACCTTCCTGGATAACTCCATCGTCGTCTGGGGGAACGATCAAGGCGCGCTCGAAAATACGGTCGCCCACAACTCGCAAAATATCCCTCTGCTGATCGCGGGCAGCGCCGGCGGCTTCCTGAAAACCGGCAAATACGTCGACTACGGCCCGGCTTACGCCGCCAATCTGCGACGCCCCGTGGGCGGCGACGAAGGCCCCTACCGCCGCGGCCGTCCCTACAATCAGCTGCTCGTCACCATCGCCCGCGCGATGGGCCTTCAGCCCGCCGACTACGAAACCAACGGCGTGCAGGGCTTCGGCTTCTACGGCCCCCGCACCTTCAGCCACGACTATCTGGGCGGCAACCACCGCCGGGATTTGCTGCCGCTGATTACTTGATGGGTCGGATATGGGTGGGCCTATCGTGCCTGCTCATCAATGGAGCAGAAGACGCCAACAGGTCGTCGGCGTCTTCTACTCCATAATTCTAATTTTTTCGATTTCCTTCGAATCACTACCAACCACATGAATCACTGAATATCTCACTTCGCCTAAAGGGATCAGAATTTCATCTAACGTCATTATCGCGCCTTGCATTTTTCTCGCAATCACATGATCAAACCTATAGCTCCCGCCCCTTGACGCAAATTCCACGAAAACCGAAGTTGAATCCGATTCTTCACCTGCTCTTTTTACTTTTATAAAGGAAAAACCATTCAGATCTTCGTAACGGAATGCATATCTAGGGAATTGAAAGACCTCTCGCTCCAAGTCGGTGAGGCTCCAACGAATAGACTCCGCAACAACCTCTTCGAATATAGACTCGGCAATTCGATCCCATCCATCGTAACCTGCAAACCGATCGTCGACCAAACCGACACGGCCCAGTGGACCGGCAACTTTCTCCATGCCCTCACGCGCGACGTCCATCAATATATGAATGCTTGTCTCAAGACTCTTGGTCATCAGTCACCTTTCACGCATTTGAGATTGATATCAAGTCTAACGTCTATCATCGAGGCGATCAAAGAACTCAAAGCTCAGAATGAAACCCAAAGCCTCTTGATCAAGACGCTTCAAGCCCGCGTCGCGGAACTTGAAGCCCAACGCCAGGTCACGCTCGCTCTACCGGAGCGTTAGGTCCCATCCTCTCTGCCCTCCGCTTGCGTTCCTCGTCGGTTGCCGGTATGAAACCTTTGCGGTCATTCCGGCCGCCCGGACGAGATGCGCCGTACCCGGTTAGGACAAGACGACGCTCCAAAAAGGAGTGTCTATGTCCACGGCTTGGATTCTTTTGATTTTTGCCGGTCTGTTTGAAATTTGTTGGGCCATCGGTTTGAAGTACACCGAAGGTTTCACGAAGCTTTGGCCGAGCGTCTTTACGCTCACCACGCTCGCGATCAGCATGTTTCTGCTCGCGAAGGCCAGCGCCACCCTGCCTATCGGGACCGCGTACGCGGTGTGGGTCGGGATCGGGGCTCTGGGTGCCGCGATCCTGGGGATCTTTCTGTTTCACGAACCCGCGAGTCTGCCGCGTTTGGGATTTCTGGCGCTGCTTGTGGTTTCGATCATCGGCTTGAAGCTGACCGCGGCTTAACCGCAAGGAACACGGGACATCCCGTGTTCCGCTACTCTTTCCGGAAATCCAAAGCGCCCGTCCACGAAATGACTTGGTCCCCACGGCCCAGATCGGCCGGGCGCGCATGATCCGGCGAGCGGAAGTCCATCCCCTCGTCGTGGATCACCAACACCAGCTCGTCGCGCATCAAACGATCCGCCGACGCCAGCAAGGACGAGATCTTCTCGGACAGCGGAATCGGATCGGCTTCGCACCGGGCGCAGGCCGCCTCCGTTCCCGTCATATGCCAGCGGCTGAAGATCATCATCGGTCCGAGCGAACGATCCCAGAACAGCTCAAGGTAATTCCCCTCGGGATTTTCCTCGGAGTCCAAACGCACCGAGAACTGATCTCCCGGAGCGCGGATCTTGAAATACGCCATCGCGTCCGGGCGCCAAGCCGCGAGCGCCCGCACGAACTCACCCGCTTCGGGATGCGCGGAACAGAAGGCGAGAACCTCGGCATCCCACTTCATCGCACGAACTCCGCTTCGATCGGCAAGTGATCGCTCGCCAGATCCGGCCCCAAACGCGCCGACTTCAAAACGAAACTTCCACGGTACAGGACGTGATCGATCGGTACGCGCATCCAACTCGGAAAAGTCGTCGGCCACGACGGCAGCAAACCGGACTGGGGACGGATGTTGCGCAAGCCCCCGGTTTCGATCGCCCGATAGTGCGTCGACCACGGAGCCGTATTCAAATCCCCCGCGACGATCAGGTCTTCGGTAACGCCGCGACTCCAAGCGCCCAGACGTTGCAAATGCCGATTGCGATCCGCGCCCCAAGCCGCACTGATGGGCGGAAGGGCATGGGTCGCGAGCACGCGCGCGGGTCCACCGGGCGCGTTCACCAGAATTTCGAGGCTGTTGATGCCTTCGTCACTGAAGGTGGTCGTCGTTTTCGAAAGCAGGGGATAGCGGGAGTAAACCGCGATCCCGAAATTGTGGTCGTGCGGATCTTTCAGGCTCTGCGAAAGTTCGCCTTCAATCGCGGCGACCCCCGTCAGCCAGCGTTCGTCGACTTCGATCAAGATCAGAATATCCGGTTTGAAGTCGGCGACCCATTTCACAACTCGTTCGTAGTCGCGATTGTCCGTCTGCACATTCGCCATCCCGACCTTCAGCGCATAGG
Above is a genomic segment from Pseudobdellovibrionaceae bacterium containing:
- the sugE gene encoding quaternary ammonium compound efflux SMR transporter SugE, producing MSTAWILLIFAGLFEICWAIGLKYTEGFTKLWPSVFTLTTLAISMFLLAKASATLPIGTAYAVWVGIGALGAAILGIFLFHEPASLPRLGFLALLVVSIIGLKLTAA
- a CDS encoding endonuclease/exonuclease/phosphatase family protein; protein product: MNPFSSLQKWLGARLDQWSPVLAMFSAILAGLFWLRGSHLALDNLAAFLWPSLWGSLVVAILCSVRSKRSIFLIASAAFVSNLYLMSPWLFENQFSAKPDNSTSYPYALKVGMANVQTDNRDYERVVKWVADFKPDILILIEVDERWLTGVAAIEGELSQSLKDPHDHNFGIAVYSRYPLLSKTTTTFSDEGINSLEILVNAPGGPARVLATHALPPISAAWGADRNRHLQRLGAWSRGVTEDLIVAGDLNTAPWSTHYRAIETGGLRNIRPQSGLLPSWPTTFPSWMRVPIDHVLYRGSFVLKSARLGPDLASDHLPIEAEFVR
- a CDS encoding DUF1552 domain-containing protein; translation: MKIDPKTRRAFLVGSGRTLMALPFLPSIMPRAMAQSGPVIKKRFVMIHSGHCQAVEQWLPDPARFTFTERTNGREVALSSIPGTMSPVLGTHFDALRSKLIILSRMDPTTTMPNHNPEFLLTGGVLSESADSLDHVLAAKLYATAPLNLHVRSVFDQYNSGSFHVSVRNKSYVPGQFNPRAVFESIFGNGTPAATPRRQLLAVDRVLEEMRALKANRNLSSADRQRLDQHTELVFDVERKLNTPAVILPGCSNLTGPASSPVGSTNSASYQVVLDQMFDVLELSMKCGHTHVATLMMHIYDYFAGNVGFIPGIPNTVRVHEDIGHASEDPSHRPLKLLWSQFLSQRVARFLTNLNSVEDTNTGATFLDNSIVVWGNDQGALENTVAHNSQNIPLLIAGSAGGFLKTGKYVDYGPAYAANLRRPVGGDEGPYRRGRPYNQLLVTIARAMGLQPADYETNGVQGFGFYGPRTFSHDYLGGNHRRDLLPLIT